A stretch of DNA from Shewanella sediminis HAW-EB3:
CTTAGTAGGAGTCTGTCAGTTTTATGCACCTACAGGTGTTCAAAACCCAAATTAATATCGACTGGCTTAATACCTTATTTGAAAATCTCCCCGATTCTGATAACTAAAGACTCGGATCGGGGCGAGATCTATGCGTAATAATACCAATCGACATAGTTGTCATTATGGCGTTTTTACGCCTTAGTCCTACGATAAAGGACAAAAGTAATCGTTTACCTCTAGCCCGAATGTCATTTTTAGCCAGTGTAATGACTAATTTCGTACATTCACTGATGTTCACATCTGTTTAAATTCTTAGATTTAAGCTCTCAATATTTCTCACTTTTCAGCTTATAGGCTTACATTCAGCCATTAGCCCCTATGATGAACAGTGAATTTTTTTCATTTATCACTTTTTTTTCAATAAAATGCTTGAATTGCGCGCTTAATTTTATATGATGAAATTCTGTTCATTTGAAACAGGTGTCGCACCTTACAAGGTGAACATTAACTTCATACCTTAAGTTAATCGACATATCGAGAGTTTAGGATCACCATCCAAACTCATAAATTCAAGCGATTACCGTCGCTGTAGCGAGATACTGCATACCGTAGCGGTAACTTATGAGGGTTTACAAATGGAAAAGCTATCAGGCGCCAGCATGATCGTCCGTTCTCTTATCGACGAAGGCGTAAAACATATATTCGGCTATCCAGGCGGATCTGTGTTAGATATCTATGATGCTCTGCACGAAAAATCTAAAATCGAACACATTCTCGTCCGTCATGAACAAGCAGCCGTACATATGGCCGATGGCTATGCTCGTGCAACGGGTGAAGTCGGCGTAGTACTCGTCACATCGGGTCCCGGAGCGACGAACACAATTACAGGTATTGCCACTGCCTATATGGATTCTATCCCTATGGTGGTGATATCCGGACAGGTACCGAGTAACTTAATTGGTAATGACGCATTCCAGGAATGTGACATGATAGGTATCTCAAGACCCGTCGTTAAACACAGTTTCCTGGTCACAGACGCAAAAGATATCCCCACGATAGTAAAGAAAGCGTTTTTTATCGCGGCCAGCGGCCGTCCCGGCCCCGTGGTTATCGATGTACCGAAAGACTGCATGAATCCAGCCATGTTGCATGAATATAAATATCCTGATGACATCAGTATGCGCTCATACAACCCAACAACAACCGGGCATAAAGGGCAGATCCGTCGTGGCGTGCAGGCGCTGTTAAAAGCAAAGAAGCCCGTTCTGTATGTCGGTGGTGGCGCGATTATCTCTGAGTGTGATAAGCAGATCTTAGCCCTGTCTGAAAAGTTAAATATTCCGGTTGTCAGCACATTGATGGGATTGGGTGCCTTTCCCGGCACCCATAAAAATAGCTTAGGTATGCTTGGCATGCACGGCTGCTACGAAGCCAACATGGCGATGCACAATACCGACCTTATCTTCGGCATAGGTGTACGCTTTGACGATCGCACCACTAACAATATTGACAAGTATTGCCCTAACGCAACCATACTGCATATCGATATCGACCCTTCCTCTATCTCGAAAACCATTAGAGTCGATATCCCCATCGTTGGCTCTGCCGAAAAGATCCTCGATGAGATGTTAGCGCAATTGGACTCAAGCGGTGAAACGAATTCAGATGAAGCTGCTATCGACTTTTGGTGGAGTGAGATCAGTCAGTGGCGCAGTCGTAAGAGCCTGGATTACGATAAAACCAGTGAAAAAATCAAACCACAACAAGTAATTGAAACGCTTCACAAACTAACCAATGGTGATGCCTACGTTGCATCCGATGTGGGCCAACATCAAATGTTTGCCGCGCTCTACTATCCGTTCGATAAGCCACGTCGTTGGATCAATTCCGGTGGACTCGGCACCATGGGCTTTGGCCTTCCCGCAGCGATGGGGGTCAAGATGGCAAAGCCCGATGAGACTGTTATCTGTGTAACCGGAGATGGTTCGATTCAGATGAACATTCAAGAGCTTTCTACAGCGCTGCAATACGATACTCCGGTCAAGATCATCAACCTCAATAACCGTTTCTTAGGCATGGTTAAACAGTGGCAGGATATTATCTACGCCGGGCGTCACTCTCACTCCTATATGGACTCGGTACCGGATTTTGCAAAAATTGCCGAAGCATATGGCCATGTGGGGATGACCATCAGCGATCCTGCTGAACTTGAATCCGGCCTTGAAAAAGCCCTGGCCATGAAAGATAAGCTGGTATTTGTCGATATTAATGTCGATGAAACTGAACACGTTTACCCCATGCAGATCCGCGGTGGAGCGATGAGCGAAATGTGGCTGAGCAAAACGGAGAAAAGCTAATGCGTCGTATTATATCTGTATTACTTGAAAACCAACCTGGTGCACTTTCACGGGTTGTCGGGCTTTTTTCTCAGCGCGGCTACAACATCGAAACGTTAACCGTTGCGCCGACAGATGACATCACGTTATCTCGTCTGAATATCTCTTTGGTGGCTGATGAAGCGGCACTCGAACAGATAGAGAAACAGCTGCATAAGCTTATCGATACCCTCAAGGTTTCAAACATTACCGAGTCGGATCATATTGAGAGAGAGCTAGCCCTGGTTAAAGTAAAAGCCAAAGGCAATATGCGTGATGAGATCAAACGCACTGCGGAGATCTTCCGTGGACAGGTCGTCGATATTACCGCCGATCTCTACACGGTGCAGCTCACTGGAACGAGTGAAAAACTCGATGCCTTTATTACTGCAGTCGGTGATGTGACCAAAGTCGTTGAAGTATCACGCTCAGGCGTTGTAGGCCTCGCTCGCGGTGAGAAGGCTATGAGAGCCTGATAACCATATCAACTTAAGTACTAAAAAAGGGAGCTCAGGCTCCCTTTTACTTTTCACTACTCTAATTGAATCGGTTTTTAGCTCACAGAGTCCAGGCCATAAACTAATACCTGATACAACTATTCAGAGTCAATAACTCTCGATGTACCGATCTCAATTTTACGTGGCTTTAATGCCTCGGGGATCTCACGTTGAAGATCGATATTGAGTAAGCCGTTTTCAAGATTGGCTCCAATTACGGTCACATAATCTGCCAACTGAAACGTACGCTCGAAACCACGTTCGGCAATGCCTTGATAGAGGTATTTACGCTCTTTCTCTTGCTGCTCAGCTTTAGTGCCTTTCACCAGTAGCTTATCGCCTTCGCTGGTGATATCGAGTTCATCCATTGTAAAGCCGGCGACGGCCATGGTGATACGATAACGGTTTTCGTTAAGCAGTTCGATATTATACGGGGGATACCCTGAGTTACCTTTGTTCGAGGCCGCATGCTCTGCAAGCTGGGCTAAACGATCGAAACCAATGGCACTACGGTATAGGGGAGTTAAATCATAATTACGCATGTGTATATCCTTTTTATAAAGCAATATAGATAATTTAAGTTGGCCAACATCTGCAGAACATACTGCAATCTATCGCACCTTTCTTCTGTCGGTTAATTAGCTTTGACCCCGAAGGCATCAAGATTTTCATTAACCTGGAACCTCATTGAGCGTCCCATATTCAATATATGTAGTCAGTTTTTTTGTTTTCAAGGGAAAGTTTAAAATTATTTTTATATATTGAGGAGACCTTGCAGATAAGCATGAAAACAGGCATAAAAAAAGCAGCCCGAAGGCTGCTTTTTGAAAGTAATAAACTCTAAATTAACGCTGACAAGCTAAAGTGCTGTTACTGTTCAAGAACTGAATGTCACTCGCTACAGGAGCGAAATCAGCAACCTTGATATCACCAGTATCTTTGATGAAGGTGTACATAACTTCAGCATCAACATAACCAGTCATAACAGGAGTCAGTACCGGGTAGCCATCACCACCTGCGGCATTGTAGCTAGGTACAGTGAAGGTATAAGTTGAAGCAGCGTCATAACCTTTGCCATTGATGTCGTTAATAGCGACGGTCTTAGCTTCACAATCAACATCCATCTTAATACCCGCAAGTTGAGGGTATGCACCAGCACCAGTTTCACCGATATCTACAGTAGCAACGACATTCAGGTACTCAGTGATCTCAGCACCTGTCAGTGTGCTCAAGGTGATTGAGTTGCCAAATGGCTGCACTGTCAGTACATCTTTGTATGTTATTTCACCGGCTTCGATAGAATCACGGACACCACCAGAGTTCATTACCGCAAAATCGGCATCAACTTTAGTACGCTGCGCTTGGGCAATCAGTTGGCCCAGGTTAGTCTGTTGTGTACGAACAACGCCACGGTCACCCTCAAGCTTGCCATCGGTAGAACCGATAACTTCAAGAAGCTCTTCCTGACCTTTATCCTGATACTGCTGCATAATTTCAAGTACAGTAGCATCTGGCGTGATTGCTTCACCGATAAGGACACGTTCGCCCTCTTCGTTCTTCTCCTTCAAGTTAACAGGAATTAACTTGTAGCTGGCTAAGTGTAGCTTATCATTGAAGTATTCAAAGTTAGCTTGTCCAACATACTTACCCCACTCGTGAGCCTGCATGATGAAAGTACCGTTCTGAACGTCTGGCTTACATTCGCCACCAGCGGTGAACTCAGGATCATACGCATCACCTTCCATACAAACTGGGTTCTGAGAGTGACCACCGATAACAGCAGCTAGCTCACCTTCAGCCATTGCACGAGCCAGAGCAACATCACCAGGGGCGTTGTTACCGTTGTTACCATCGGCGTAGTGACCCATATGAGTAGTAGCGAAGACCAAGTCAGCCGCGTCGGCGTCTTTAATGTCCTGGATAACTTTCTTAAGTTCTTCTTTTGGATCGGTAAACTCAAGACCACCAATAAACTCAGGGTTAGCGATTTGAGCAGTATCTTCTGTCGTTAAACCGACAACCGCGATGCGAAGACCATTAACATCGAATACCTTGTATGGTTCGAAGTAACGAGCGCCAGACACTTTGTCATAAATGTTAGCCGCTAACATAGGGAAGTTAGCCAGTTCACGCTGCATATCAACTGTTTCTAATGGATTGTCAAACTCGTGGTTACCGACAGCCATAGCGTCATAACCCATCAGGTTCATACCGACGAAATCAGGACGTGCATCTTGCAAATCTGACTCTGGTACACCTGTGTTCACATCACCACCGGAAAGTAAGAGTGACTCACCACCGTTTGACTCAACTTCAGCACGGATCTGATCGATCAGCGTCTTACGAGCCGCCATTCCGTACTCGCCGTATTTGTTTTCAAAGAAACGACCATGGTTATCGTTGGTGTGAAGTACGGTGAAAATTGTACAAGCTTCACCGGCTTCAGCACATGTTGCAGGCAGAACAACTTCGTTGTCATCGTTATCACTACCACAACCAGTTAATGCCACTAGTACTGCAGTTGCAACTAAACCTTTTATTAGCTTATTTGTCATTACTATCAACCCCTAGATTATCTTTATTAGTTACCATCATTTTTTACAATTACGGATTCTATGATCTCGCTGCCAAGCATCATAGCAAAGAATATATCGAATTTGTGTCAATTTTATGAATAAACGTGAGCTAAATGTTTATTTCTAAAGCATATTGTATAACCTATTGTCCTTATACAAGAACAGGTGTAACAACGAATTTAGGATAAGCAGGAAGGAATTTTTATAAGCCTGACCCTCCATCAGGCTTAGCTTTTTATTTCAACGCGTTATCACTTTACACGCATTAAAACGATTGTCTGTATTCATGAACAGCTCGTTACATTTTCGCAATCCTGAACACCATCTCTTAACCAAACATTAACTCAATCTAATCTACTTATGAGCCATTTTGAGATCTCTGTCAGTTGTTGAGGTAAAACAGTGTGAGGCATAGCGTATGTTTTCCACTCAACACTATAGCCATCAGCTTGTAACATCTCGTTTGCCATCTTGCCGGCGGAGACAGGAACGACATCATCTTGTTCACCGTGATGCTGCAAAATAGGGGTCGTTTTATTAGCCTCGCTCAGGTCAGATGGCATCTGTTCTGCGGTTGGCAGATAACAAGACAGTGCCATGATCCCGGCCAGTTTTTCAGGATACCTTAGCCCGCTAAAGAGGCTCACTACTCCGCCTTGACTAAAGCCAGCCAAAACGATTTTGTTGGCGGGAATGCCGGCTTCTATCTGTTCCTGTATTAATCCACAAACAGCAGCTTCAGACTCAAGCACGCCCGGCATATCGGCCCTGTTATGCAGATCCATGCTCTTTATGTCATACCAGGCTCGCATCACATAACCTTGATTAATGGTTACCGCCTGCTCCGGGGCATGAGGAAACACAAAACGGATGCTGTGATCGCTAGGCAGTCCTAAAGCCGGAACAACCGGCGCAAAGCCTGCCCCCGAGTCACCCAAACCATGCAACCAGATAACACACGACGTAGCAGTCGATTCAGGTTCTATCGTAATGCGCTCTAATACTCTTGTAGACATTCTCTTCCTTTAAACTCGCCGTCATTTTTGTGAGCGACATCATACCAAAGCGATGGCGATGACCCAAACGTTCAATAAAATCGTTCATTCTTGTCGAGTCTTTTCGCTTTTCCTGTTGAATATCACCGCCTACACTCAATACATCGAGATACGAGAAAGAGAACAGTTATGGGATTACTTCAAGATGGTGTGTGGAAAGACCAGTGGTATCCAACCAAAGAGAACGGCGGTAAGTTCGTTCGTGAGAAGTCACAGTTCAGGCACAGGATAACACCAGAAGGAGGGTCTGTTGATGAAAATGCCCCTGAATTTATCGCCGAAGCGCAGCGCTATCATCTCTATGTATCCCTCGCCTGCCCGTGGGCGCACCGAACCTTGATATTCAGGGAGCTAAAATCTCTGCAAGCCTATATCAGCGTCTCTGTTGTTGAGCCCCATATGTTACATAACGGATGGGAGTTCTCCGGCCCGAATCAAAGCGATGCTGCTTCTCATATCAAAGGGGCTGAAACCGACAGGCTCAATGGCAAAGATTTCCTATATCAAATCTATCAGGCAGCGTCCTCTGATTACACAGGACGGGTAACCGTACCCGTACTCTGGGACAAGAAAACCAAGACAATTGTGAACAATGAATCTTCGGATATCATTCGAATCTTCAACTCCGCCTTCAATCACCTCACCGGGAATACAGTAGATCTCTACCCCGAGCCGCTCAGAGATGATATCGATGAGGTCAATGACTGGATCTACTCCTCTATCAATAATGGCGTCTACAGAGCCGGGTTTGCAACCAGTCAGGAGGCTTATAATGAAGCCTTTGACAGTCTGTTTAACGCTTTAGACAAGGTAGAAAAGATATTACAAGGGAAGCGATACTTAACGGGTGAGATGATAACCGAAGCCGATTGGCGTCTGTTTACCACCCTGATCCGATTCGACTCTGTTTATGTAGGTCACTTTAAAGCAAACAGACAGACTATCGAGCAATACCCGGCATTGTCAGCTTATCTGAGAGAGTTATATCAGATAGAGGGGATCGCCGCGACGGTTAATTTTGAACATATTAAGCAACACTATTATTTCAGCCACGCTCATATTAACCCGAGCAGAATCGTACCTAAGGGTCCGTTTATTGATTACCATAGTCCCCATGGACGAGATCTTGTCGACAAGGGCTAACCGATGCCGAGTTCTTCACCAATAAAGCTAAGTTGCTCGACTCTGAATCGTCCCTAGGGTCTCGTATATTGGTTACCCTATACCGAGTTCTTCACGAATTGAGTTAAGCTGCTCCAGCGTGTCGAGCCTCAGGCTCCACCTGACGGCGCCGGCATCGGCATTGATAATCAATGCCTGATCAACGAACTTAATATCCTCCACCATGGCATACATGGTCGTACCTGAAGTGGATAACCTCACTTGAACCTCGAAAGGGGTCAGGATAATTTTACCTTGTGAAAATTCGATGACCATACGCTAACCTTAATATCCTCATAAAAACAAAAAACCAGCAAAGAGTTGCT
This window harbors:
- a CDS encoding alpha/beta hydrolase encodes the protein MSTRVLERITIEPESTATSCVIWLHGLGDSGAGFAPVVPALGLPSDHSIRFVFPHAPEQAVTINQGYVMRAWYDIKSMDLHNRADMPGVLESEAAVCGLIQEQIEAGIPANKIVLAGFSQGGVVSLFSGLRYPEKLAGIMALSCYLPTAEQMPSDLSEANKTTPILQHHGEQDDVVPVSAGKMANEMLQADGYSVEWKTYAMPHTVLPQQLTEISKWLISRLD
- a CDS encoding DUF3389 domain-containing protein → MVIEFSQGKIILTPFEVQVRLSTSGTTMYAMVEDIKFVDQALIINADAGAVRWSLRLDTLEQLNSIREELGIG
- the ushA gene encoding bifunctional UDP-sugar hydrolase/5'-nucleotidase UshA; this encodes MTNKLIKGLVATAVLVALTGCGSDNDDNEVVLPATCAEAGEACTIFTVLHTNDNHGRFFENKYGEYGMAARKTLIDQIRAEVESNGGESLLLSGGDVNTGVPESDLQDARPDFVGMNLMGYDAMAVGNHEFDNPLETVDMQRELANFPMLAANIYDKVSGARYFEPYKVFDVNGLRIAVVGLTTEDTAQIANPEFIGGLEFTDPKEELKKVIQDIKDADAADLVFATTHMGHYADGNNGNNAPGDVALARAMAEGELAAVIGGHSQNPVCMEGDAYDPEFTAGGECKPDVQNGTFIMQAHEWGKYVGQANFEYFNDKLHLASYKLIPVNLKEKNEEGERVLIGEAITPDATVLEIMQQYQDKGQEELLEVIGSTDGKLEGDRGVVRTQQTNLGQLIAQAQRTKVDADFAVMNSGGVRDSIEAGEITYKDVLTVQPFGNSITLSTLTGAEITEYLNVVATVDIGETGAGAYPQLAGIKMDVDCEAKTVAINDINGKGYDAASTYTFTVPSYNAAGGDGYPVLTPVMTGYVDAEVMYTFIKDTGDIKVADFAPVASDIQFLNSNSTLACQR
- a CDS encoding glutathione S-transferase family protein translates to MGLLQDGVWKDQWYPTKENGGKFVREKSQFRHRITPEGGSVDENAPEFIAEAQRYHLYVSLACPWAHRTLIFRELKSLQAYISVSVVEPHMLHNGWEFSGPNQSDAASHIKGAETDRLNGKDFLYQIYQAASSDYTGRVTVPVLWDKKTKTIVNNESSDIIRIFNSAFNHLTGNTVDLYPEPLRDDIDEVNDWIYSSINNGVYRAGFATSQEAYNEAFDSLFNALDKVEKILQGKRYLTGEMITEADWRLFTTLIRFDSVYVGHFKANRQTIEQYPALSAYLRELYQIEGIAATVNFEHIKQHYYFSHAHINPSRIVPKGPFIDYHSPHGRDLVDKG
- a CDS encoding acetolactate synthase 3 large subunit; translation: MEKLSGASMIVRSLIDEGVKHIFGYPGGSVLDIYDALHEKSKIEHILVRHEQAAVHMADGYARATGEVGVVLVTSGPGATNTITGIATAYMDSIPMVVISGQVPSNLIGNDAFQECDMIGISRPVVKHSFLVTDAKDIPTIVKKAFFIAASGRPGPVVIDVPKDCMNPAMLHEYKYPDDISMRSYNPTTTGHKGQIRRGVQALLKAKKPVLYVGGGAIISECDKQILALSEKLNIPVVSTLMGLGAFPGTHKNSLGMLGMHGCYEANMAMHNTDLIFGIGVRFDDRTTNNIDKYCPNATILHIDIDPSSISKTIRVDIPIVGSAEKILDEMLAQLDSSGETNSDEAAIDFWWSEISQWRSRKSLDYDKTSEKIKPQQVIETLHKLTNGDAYVASDVGQHQMFAALYYPFDKPRRWINSGGLGTMGFGLPAAMGVKMAKPDETVICVTGDGSIQMNIQELSTALQYDTPVKIINLNNRFLGMVKQWQDIIYAGRHSHSYMDSVPDFAKIAEAYGHVGMTISDPAELESGLEKALAMKDKLVFVDINVDETEHVYPMQIRGGAMSEMWLSKTEKS
- the ilvN gene encoding acetolactate synthase small subunit, which produces MRRIISVLLENQPGALSRVVGLFSQRGYNIETLTVAPTDDITLSRLNISLVADEAALEQIEKQLHKLIDTLKVSNITESDHIERELALVKVKAKGNMRDEIKRTAEIFRGQVVDITADLYTVQLTGTSEKLDAFITAVGDVTKVVEVSRSGVVGLARGEKAMRA
- a CDS encoding Hsp20 family protein; the protein is MRNYDLTPLYRSAIGFDRLAQLAEHAASNKGNSGYPPYNIELLNENRYRITMAVAGFTMDELDITSEGDKLLVKGTKAEQQEKERKYLYQGIAERGFERTFQLADYVTVIGANLENGLLNIDLQREIPEALKPRKIEIGTSRVIDSE